The sequence ACGATCTGGGTGGAAGACGAGGGGCCGGGCGTACCCCCGGGGCAGCGCGGCCGGGTGTGGGACGCCTACGTGCGCCTCGACCGTGACCGCGCCTCGGCGGCCGCGGGCTCCGGGATCGGCCTGGCGGTGGTTCGGAGGGTGATCGAGGCCCAGGGAGGACGGGTGCGCGTCGAGACAGGCGACAGAGGCCCGGGGTCCGGTGCCCGGTTCATCATCGAGTTGCCGCTGGCCGGCGCGCCGCGGGAGGCGTGACGTGGCCCGGATCCTGATCGTGGAGGACAACGCCCGGCTGGCCTACGGTCTTCGGAACAACCTAGAGATCGACGGTCATGCGGTCGAGGTGGCGGAGGACGGCGCGCAGGGCCTGGAGGCAGTGGTTTCAGGGGAACCCGACCTCGTCATCCTGGACCTCATGCTGCCCGGAATGAACGGCTACCAGGTGCTCAAGTCCCTCCGCGACAAGGGCATCGAAGTCCCCGTGCTGATCCTGACCGCCAGGGGCGAGGAGGCGGACAAGGTGATGGGGTTTCGCCTGGGAGCGGACGACTACGTCACCAAGCCCTTCGGAGTGCTGGAGCTCCTCGCACGGGTCTCCGCGATCCTGCGAAGAGCGGGGCAGGACGGACAGCCGAAGGCGGTGGAGACCTTCGGCGACGTCGAGATCCGTCTCGAACACCGTTCGGTCCTGCGTGACGGCCGGGAGGTGCGGCTCACGCCCAAGGAGTTCGACCTGCTGGTGGCGCTGGTGCGCCGCCGCGGCGCGGTGGCGACCCGGGTCGCGCTCATGAAGGAGGTCTGGGGTCACCGGGCCGCCATCCTGAGCCGAACCGTCGACACGCACATCGCGGAGCTTCGCCGAAAGCTTGAGCAGGATCCGGGGGCGCCCCGTCACATCCTGACGGTTCATCGATCCGGATACCGGCTGCGAAGTTCGCGGAGTCCTACTGACATCTCTCTGACATCTACTGACATTTGACTGACAACTTACAAGCCTGGAGGTACAGCATGAAGCACGACGACGATTCGGTGGGACGGATACTGACGCGGCGCGAGGCGCTGGCCGCCCTCGGTGTGGGCGGTGGGGCGCTGGCCGTCGGCCGGTGGGCGCTTCGGGCGGGCACGGACGTGGGCTCCATTGCGCAGGGGCACCAGATCGCCGGCACTCTCCCGGCCTGTGTGGTGCGTCCGGAACAGACCGAGGGGCCGTTCTTCGTCGACACTCAGCTCGAGCGCGCCGACATCCGGTCCGATCCCGCGACCGGCGGGGTGAGCGAGGGCGCACCGCTAACGCTCAGGTTCAACGTGTCGCAGATCTCGGCTGGCGCCTGCTCGGTGCTGGCCGGTGCGATGGTCGACGTCTGGCAGTGCGACGCCGAGGGCGTGTACTGGGGCGTCGAGGACGACGATGCTCCTCCCGGAGCGAGGGAACGGCAGTTCCTGCGAGGTTTCCAGCGCACGGACGAAAACGGCGTGGCGCGGTTCACCACGATCTTTCCGGGCTGGTACCGCGGCCGGGCGGTCCACGTGCACTTCAAGGTGCGCACCGACGTGGCCGGGCGGCCGTACGAGTTCACGTCGCAGCTCTACTTCGACGAGGCACTCATCGACCAGGTGCATGCCCGAGCGCCCTATGCGGCGCGGGGGCGGCGCCAGACGACCAACGCGGACGACGGCATCTTCCGCGACGACGGTGAGAGCCTGATGGTCCAGGTGAGCGAGACGGGCGCCGGATACGCCGCAGCCTTCGACATCGGGCTCGATCTCACCGATGCCGAGGCCGGTCGCCCCGATGGCGGCAGAGGCAGGCGCCGGAGACCCGTGCGCATCTGA comes from Gammaproteobacteria bacterium and encodes:
- a CDS encoding response regulator transcription factor → MARILIVEDNARLAYGLRNNLEIDGHAVEVAEDGAQGLEAVVSGEPDLVILDLMLPGMNGYQVLKSLRDKGIEVPVLILTARGEEADKVMGFRLGADDYVTKPFGVLELLARVSAILRRAGQDGQPKAVETFGDVEIRLEHRSVLRDGREVRLTPKEFDLLVALVRRRGAVATRVALMKEVWGHRAAILSRTVDTHIAELRRKLEQDPGAPRHILTVHRSGYRLRSSRSPTDISLTSTDI
- a CDS encoding intradiol ring-cleavage dioxygenase; protein product: MKHDDDSVGRILTRREALAALGVGGGALAVGRWALRAGTDVGSIAQGHQIAGTLPACVVRPEQTEGPFFVDTQLERADIRSDPATGGVSEGAPLTLRFNVSQISAGACSVLAGAMVDVWQCDAEGVYWGVEDDDAPPGARERQFLRGFQRTDENGVARFTTIFPGWYRGRAVHVHFKVRTDVAGRPYEFTSQLYFDEALIDQVHARAPYAARGRRQTTNADDGIFRDDGESLMVQVSETGAGYAAAFDIGLDLTDAEAGRPDGGRGRRRRPVRI